In a genomic window of Streptococcus mitis NCTC 12261:
- a CDS encoding dTDP-4-dehydrorhamnose 3,5-epimerase family protein gives MTDNFFGKTLAVRKVEAIPGMLEFDIPVHGDNRGWFKENFQKEKMLPLGFPEYFFTEGKLQNNVSFSRKNVLRGLHAEPWDKYISVADGGKVLGSWVDLREGETFGNTYQTVIDASKGIFVPRGVANGFQVLSDTVSYSYLVNDYWALDLKPKYAFVNYADPELGIEWANLAEAEVSEADKNHPLLKDVKPLKKEDL, from the coding sequence ATGACAGATAATTTTTTCGGTAAGACGCTTGCGGTTCGTAAGGTCGAAGCTATTCCAGGTATGCTGGAGTTCGATATTCCCGTTCATGGAGATAATCGTGGTTGGTTCAAAGAAAATTTCCAAAAGGAAAAAATGCTCCCCCTTGGTTTCCCAGAGTATTTCTTTACAGAAGGAAAATTACAAAACAATGTATCCTTCTCACGTAAAAATGTTCTCCGTGGTCTACACGCAGAACCTTGGGATAAGTACATCTCTGTAGCAGATGGTGGGAAGGTTCTGGGTTCTTGGGTTGATCTACGCGAGGGCGAAACTTTCGGAAATACTTATCAAACAGTAATTGATGCAAGTAAGGGAATCTTTGTTCCCCGTGGTGTGGCTAATGGATTTCAGGTTCTATCAGATACAGTCTCTTATAGCTATCTGGTCAACGATTATTGGGCATTAGATTTGAAACCTAAATATGCCTTTGTCAATTATGCAGATCCAGAATTAGGAATTGAGTGGGCCAATCTTGCTGAAGCAGAGGTTTCAGAAGCAGATAAAAATCATCCACTACTTAAGGATGTAAAACCTTTGAAAAAAGAAGATTTGTAA
- the rfbA gene encoding glucose-1-phosphate thymidylyltransferase RfbA codes for MKGIILAGGSGTRLYPLTRAISKQLMPVYDKPMIYYPLSTLMLAGIKDILIISTPHDLPRFKELLQDGSELGINLSYAEQPSPDGLAQAFIIGEKFIGNDSVALILGDNIYYGPGLSKMLQKAANKEKGATVFGYQVKDPERFGVVEFDEEMNAVSIEEKPEHPRSNYAVTGLYFYDNDVVEISKNIKPSPRGELEITDVNKAYLERGDLSVELMGRGFAWLDTGTHESLLEASQYIETVQRMQNVQVANLEEIAYRMGYISREDVLKLAQPLKKNEYGQYLLRLIGEA; via the coding sequence ATGAAAGGTATTATCCTTGCAGGAGGTTCAGGAACTCGCTTGTATCCTTTGACTCGTGCTATATCCAAACAACTGATGCCGGTTTATGATAAACCCATGATTTATTATCCTCTATCGACACTCATGTTAGCTGGTATCAAAGATATTTTAATTATCTCTACTCCTCATGATTTACCTCGTTTTAAAGAGCTGCTTCAAGATGGTTCGGAGTTGGGAATTAATCTTTCTTATGCGGAACAACCTAGTCCAGATGGTTTGGCCCAGGCCTTCATTATCGGTGAAAAATTTATTGGAAATGACAGTGTCGCCCTAATTTTAGGAGATAATATTTACTATGGTCCTGGTCTATCTAAAATGCTTCAGAAGGCTGCTAATAAGGAGAAAGGTGCAACTGTTTTTGGATATCAAGTTAAGGATCCTGAAAGATTTGGTGTTGTGGAATTTGATGAAGAGATGAATGCTGTTTCTATTGAGGAAAAACCAGAACATCCTCGTTCCAATTATGCAGTGACCGGCCTTTATTTCTATGATAATGATGTTGTAGAAATTTCAAAAAATATTAAACCAAGCCCTCGTGGTGAATTGGAAATTACAGACGTAAACAAAGCATATCTAGAACGTGGAGACTTATCAGTTGAGCTAATGGGGCGTGGTTTTGCGTGGTTAGATACTGGAACTCATGAAAGTTTATTAGAGGCGTCACAGTACATTGAGACAGTGCAACGGATGCAAAATGTTCAAGTGGCAAACTTAGAAGAGATTGCTTATCGTATGGGTTATATCAGCCGTGAGGATGTATTAAAGTTGGCGCAACCTCTTAAGAAAAATGAATACGGACAATATTTGCTCCGTTTGATTGGAGAAGCATAG
- a CDS encoding sugar transferase has translation MKYYLKEEFLNDVNQKNAGNKARNDVETVLNELGYIPLRVLVDDWYKMNVLKAQIHKFQALSKAFKLLKRGDEIVIQFPLLHHSLLFSNLLKSLRKKGIKIYFLIHDLETLRFVNDETLPFRMKLRMKITEGSSLHYVNGIIAHNKVMKGVLVNKGVLGEKITNLEIFDYLIPDFIEKTSLRKEQPIIVAGNLSQDKAAYLYSLPIEPQFNLYGVGFDESRKLSNETYFGSFLPDELPSVLEGSFGLVWDGDSSETCSGFFGEYLRYNNSHKASLYLASGFPIIVWKESALSHFVLKNNCGITVDSLFDIQETINNISEEEYQELVENAQKVGNNIRSGYYLKIALEKLTKYLV, from the coding sequence ATGAAATACTACTTAAAAGAAGAATTTTTAAATGATGTTAACCAAAAAAATGCTGGCAATAAGGCACGTAATGATGTTGAAACTGTGTTAAATGAGTTGGGATATATCCCTTTAAGAGTATTGGTTGATGATTGGTATAAAATGAATGTACTCAAGGCACAGATACATAAATTTCAAGCACTATCAAAAGCATTCAAACTTTTAAAAAGAGGCGATGAGATTGTTATCCAATTTCCATTATTACACCATTCCTTACTATTTAGTAATTTACTAAAATCCCTTAGAAAAAAAGGTATTAAAATCTATTTCCTGATTCATGATTTAGAAACATTACGTTTTGTAAATGATGAAACATTACCTTTTAGAATGAAATTACGTATGAAAATTACGGAGGGATCTTCTTTACATTATGTAAATGGTATTATTGCTCATAATAAAGTAATGAAAGGAGTATTAGTCAATAAAGGAGTTCTTGGAGAAAAAATTACTAATTTAGAAATCTTTGATTATTTAATTCCAGATTTTATAGAAAAAACTAGTTTAAGAAAAGAACAACCAATAATTGTTGCAGGAAATTTATCACAAGATAAAGCAGCATATCTATACTCATTACCTATAGAACCACAATTTAATTTATATGGTGTTGGATTTGATGAGTCTAGGAAGTTATCTAATGAAACCTACTTTGGTTCATTTCTTCCAGATGAACTTCCATCAGTATTGGAAGGAAGTTTTGGTTTAGTTTGGGATGGTGACAGTTCTGAGACTTGTAGTGGATTTTTTGGAGAGTATCTACGCTATAACAATTCTCATAAAGCGTCACTTTATTTGGCTTCTGGTTTCCCTATCATTGTTTGGAAGGAATCTGCTTTGTCTCATTTTGTCTTAAAGAATAATTGTGGTATCACAGTTGATTCTTTGTTTGACATACAAGAAACAATCAATAATATTTCGGAAGAAGAATATCAAGAGTTAGTAGAAAATGCACAAAAGGTAGGAAATAATATAAGATCAGGATATTATTTGAAAATAGCTTTAGAGAAACTAACTAAATACTTAGTTTAA
- a CDS encoding stealth family protein yields the protein MMKDKIDIVVLWVDGNDPNFIKEKQRVTSQKESLNADADGEQRYREYGIFQYWFRMIERHAPWVNNIYLITNGQKPSWLNLSHPKLRFISHKEFIPESYLPTFNSATIELNLHRIEGLSENFIYFNDDMYLIKDVKPSDFFKNNKPRLLAVYDALVPWSSYTNTYHNNVELIYRHFPKKQALKSSPWKFFNYRYGALILKNILLLPWGPTGYVNQHLPVPMKKSTLAHLWKIESEVLDRTSRNQFRNYGVDVNQYICQHWQIESNEFYPISKNMGESIELNQIDKLKKIFGNKKRKLLCVNDSINIDERNIILFKKLLEERYPEKSSFEK from the coding sequence ATAATGAAGGATAAAATTGATATTGTTGTTTTATGGGTAGATGGGAATGATCCTAACTTTATTAAGGAAAAACAAAGAGTAACTAGTCAAAAGGAATCGTTAAATGCAGACGCTGATGGTGAACAGCGTTATCGAGAATATGGAATTTTTCAGTATTGGTTTCGTATGATTGAGAGACATGCACCGTGGGTCAATAATATTTATTTAATTACGAATGGTCAAAAGCCGAGCTGGCTGAACCTTAGTCATCCAAAGTTGAGATTTATATCACATAAGGAATTTATTCCAGAATCCTATCTTCCAACTTTTAATTCAGCGACTATTGAGTTAAATCTTCATAGAATTGAAGGCTTGTCTGAAAATTTTATTTATTTTAACGATGACATGTATTTGATAAAAGATGTAAAGCCTTCAGATTTCTTTAAAAATAATAAACCGAGGCTTTTAGCAGTTTACGATGCTTTAGTTCCATGGTCCTCGTATACAAACACTTATCATAATAACGTTGAATTGATTTATCGTCATTTCCCCAAAAAGCAAGCCTTAAAGTCTTCGCCTTGGAAATTTTTTAATTATAGATATGGTGCTTTAATATTGAAGAATATCTTATTACTTCCATGGGGCCCTACGGGGTATGTAAATCAACATCTTCCAGTTCCAATGAAAAAGAGTACTTTAGCTCATCTTTGGAAAATCGAGTCGGAGGTATTGGATAGAACGTCACGGAATCAATTCAGAAATTATGGGGTGGATGTGAATCAGTATATTTGTCAGCACTGGCAAATTGAAAGTAATGAGTTTTATCCAATTTCAAAAAATATGGGTGAATCAATTGAGCTAAATCAAATTGATAAGCTGAAGAAGATTTTTGGAAATAAGAAGCGAAAACTACTATGTGTGAATGATAGTATTAATATTGATGAAAGAAATATTATACTTTTCAAAAAATTATTAGAAGAACGCTATCCAGAAAAGTCATCTTTTGAAAAATGA
- the glf gene encoding UDP-galactopyranose mutase translates to MYDYLIVGAGLSGAIFSYEATKRGKKVKVIDKRDHIGGNIYCENVEGVNVHKYGAHIFHTSNKKVWDYVNQFAEFNNYINSPVANYKGSLYNLPFNMNTFYAMWGTKTPQEVKNKIAEQTAHMKDVEPKNLEEQAIKLIGLDIYEKLIKGYTEKQWGRSATDLPPFIIKRLPVRLTFDNNYFNDRYQGIPIGGYNVIIENMLKDVEVELGVDFFANRQELEASAEKVVFTGMIDQYFDYKHGELEYRSLRFEHEVLDEENYQGNAVVNYTEREIPYTRIIEHKHFEYGTQDKTVITREYPADWKRGDEPYYPINDERNNAMFAKYQEEATQNDKVIFCGRLADYKYYDMHVVIERALHVVEEEFNKDNEG, encoded by the coding sequence ATGTACGACTACTTAATCGTTGGTGCTGGTTTGTCTGGAGCAATTTTTTCTTATGAAGCAACCAAGCGTGGAAAAAAAGTAAAAGTTATTGATAAACGTGACCACATTGGTGGGAATATCTACTGTGAGAATGTAGAAGGGGTTAATGTTCATAAATATGGTGCACATATCTTCCATACTTCTAATAAGAAAGTCTGGGATTATGTTAATCAATTTGCTGAATTTAACAACTATATCAACTCGCCTGTAGCTAATTATAAGGGTAGCCTTTATAATCTACCTTTCAATATGAATACTTTCTATGCTATGTGGGGGACAAAAACTCCTCAAGAAGTGAAAAATAAGATTGCTGAGCAAACGGCTCATATGAAGGACGTTGAACCTAAAAACTTGGAAGAGCAAGCTATTAAGTTGATCGGTCTAGATATTTATGAAAAATTGATTAAAGGATATACTGAAAAGCAATGGGGACGTTCTGCGACTGACCTTCCACCGTTTATCATTAAACGTTTACCAGTTCGTTTAACCTTTGATAATAATTATTTTAACGACCGTTATCAAGGGATTCCAATTGGAGGGTACAACGTTATTATCGAAAATATGCTGAAGGATGTGGAAGTAGAACTTGGAGTTGACTTTTTTGCCAATCGTCAAGAATTAGAAGCTTCTGCTGAAAAAGTTGTCTTTACAGGGATGATTGACCAATACTTTGATTATAAACATGGTGAGTTAGAATACCGTAGTCTTCGTTTTGAGCATGAAGTTCTAGATGAAGAAAACTATCAAGGAAACGCAGTTGTAAACTATACAGAACGAGAAATTCCTTATACTCGTATTATTGAGCATAAACATTTTGAGTACGGCACACAAGATAAAACGGTCATTACTCGTGAGTACCCAGCAGATTGGAAACGAGGAGATGAACCTTATTATCCAATCAATGATGAGAGAAACAATGCTATGTTTGCTAAGTATCAAGAAGAAGCAACACAGAATGATAAGGTGATTTTCTGCGGACGTTTAGCAGACTACAAATACTACGACATGCATGTGGTCATTGAACGTGCCCTACATGTTGTAGAGGAAGAGTTTAACAAAGATAATGAAGGATAA
- a CDS encoding flippase, whose product MKVLKNYAYNLSYQLLLIILPIITTPYVTRVFSSNDLGTYSFFNSIVTYFLLLATLGVANYGTKEISGDRKIIRKNFWGIYTLQLGAAICSFVLYVLLCLILPAMKNPVAYILGFSLLSKALDISWLFQGLEDFRKITVRNITVKLAGVISIFLFIRSANDLYLYVFFLTTFELLGQLSMWIPAREFIGKPYFDLMYAKRHLKPVILLFLPQIAISLYVTLDSTMLGALASTRDVGIYDQALKLINILLTLVTSLGSVMLPRVSNLLSSGDHKAVNKMHEMSFLIYNLVIFPIIAGMLIVNDDFVNFFLGQDFQEARYAIAIMIFRMFFIGWTNIMGIQILIPHNKNKEFMLSTTIPAIVSVGLNLLLLPKLGYIGAAIVSVLTEVLVWLIQLFYTRSYLREVPILGALIKIIISSGVMYGILLFIKQFLNVSPMINVGLYAVLGAIIYASLILILKVINPNELKQQLLKK is encoded by the coding sequence ATGAAAGTTTTAAAAAATTATGCTTATAATCTTTCTTATCAGTTATTACTCATAATACTACCTATCATCACAACTCCATACGTTACGAGAGTATTTTCTTCAAATGATTTAGGAACCTATAGTTTTTTTAACTCCATAGTTACTTATTTTCTTTTGTTAGCTACTTTAGGAGTAGCCAATTATGGTACAAAGGAGATTTCTGGTGATCGAAAAATCATTCGTAAGAATTTTTGGGGAATTTATACTTTACAGCTAGGAGCAGCTATTTGTTCTTTTGTACTGTATGTTTTGTTATGTCTGATTTTACCTGCTATGAAAAATCCTGTGGCCTATATTCTAGGTTTTAGTTTGCTTTCTAAAGCTCTAGATATTTCTTGGTTATTTCAAGGTTTAGAGGATTTTCGAAAGATTACAGTAAGAAATATTACGGTGAAATTAGCCGGTGTTATTTCTATCTTTCTATTCATAAGATCAGCAAACGACCTATATTTATATGTTTTTTTTCTGACAACTTTTGAATTGTTGGGACAATTAAGTATGTGGATACCAGCAAGAGAGTTTATTGGTAAACCATACTTTGATTTGATGTATGCTAAAAGGCACTTGAAGCCAGTCATCTTATTGTTCTTACCTCAGATTGCTATATCGCTTTATGTAACATTAGATAGCACTATGCTTGGAGCTCTTGCTTCAACAAGAGATGTAGGTATTTATGACCAAGCTTTGAAACTTATTAATATTTTATTAACTCTAGTAACTTCATTGGGTAGTGTTATGTTACCGCGAGTTTCAAATCTATTATCATCAGGAGATCATAAAGCAGTTAACAAGATGCATGAGATGTCATTTCTGATTTATAATTTGGTAATTTTCCCTATTATAGCAGGGATGTTAATCGTAAATGATGATTTTGTAAATTTTTTCCTGGGGCAAGATTTCCAAGAAGCACGTTATGCGATAGCAATTATGATTTTTAGAATGTTCTTTATTGGTTGGACCAATATTATGGGTATTCAAATCTTAATACCTCATAATAAGAATAAAGAGTTTATGCTGTCAACAACAATTCCTGCAATTGTTAGTGTGGGATTAAATCTTCTCTTGCTTCCCAAGTTGGGCTATATAGGTGCTGCAATTGTGTCTGTCTTAACAGAGGTACTAGTATGGCTGATACAGTTATTCTATACTCGTTCTTATTTGAGAGAGGTGCCTATTCTAGGTGCATTGATTAAAATTATAATCTCATCTGGAGTTATGTATGGTATTTTGTTATTTATAAAACAATTCCTCAATGTATCACCAATGATTAATGTGGGACTATATGCTGTTCTAGGGGCAATAATTTATGCCAGCTTGATCTTAATCTTAAAGGTCATAAATCCAAATGAGTTAAAACAACAATTACTAAAAAAATAA